From Deltaproteobacteria bacterium, the proteins below share one genomic window:
- a CDS encoding response regulator: MALALPNESSSSQQPKRVVVVDDNEILLRAWRKILDKQECQTFITSDPFEALSYLTSNGVDILIADVVMPYMDGFELIQKAQASFPQLRIILTTGYVCDFQKIKLHVETPDIHVLLKPYNDIQQIRKFLTRVLEDDDTLDTEDSFKNPDDIRIHLWAL, from the coding sequence ATGGCCTTGGCACTTCCAAATGAGAGTTCCTCCTCGCAACAACCAAAGAGGGTTGTGGTGGTGGATGACAATGAAATTCTGCTTCGTGCCTGGAGAAAGATCCTCGACAAGCAGGAGTGCCAGACCTTTATCACCTCAGACCCTTTTGAGGCGCTTTCGTACCTGACATCGAATGGAGTCGATATCCTGATTGCCGATGTGGTGATGCCGTATATGGACGGTTTTGAACTGATCCAAAAGGCCCAGGCCTCGTTCCCACAACTCCGAATTATTCTGACCACCGGTTATGTCTGTGATTTTCAAAAGATCAAACTCCATGTCGAGACCCCCGATATCCATGTCCTCCTGAAACCGTATAACGACATCCAACAGATCCGAAAATTTCTGACGCGGGTTTTGGAGGATGATGATACGCTCGATACGGAGGATTCCTTCAAAAATCCGGACGATATCCGGATTCATCTTTGGGCGTTATAA
- the pcrA gene encoding DNA helicase PcrA, with amino-acid sequence MQLNPQQLEAVYHTDGPLLILAGAGSGKTRVITHRIAHLIHEKKVTPWNILAVTFTNKAAEEMRNRVTALLGNRAEIWVSTFHSSCVRILRKNAERIGYSPDFVIYDDADQMSLLKSCLDELKIAERAFHPRAVLSRIDGAKNQLIDPEKYLSSTSDFFERRVGEIYKLYQEKLFRSNALDFGDLLMKTVLLFEGHPSVLNHYQDLFHYIMVDEYQDTNLAQYRLIRLLAEKRKNLCVVGDDDQSIYAWRGADINNILSFERDFPGTCVIRLEQNYRSTQRILKAASGVIAHNFERKGKTLWTENEEGPKLLVYTAQDEKDEARFVVAEIERFCREEGRRYNDFAIFYRTNAQSRTFEDEFRKKKVPYEIYGGVRFYDRKEVKDILAYVRILVNFKDSLSLKRIINTPTRGIGKKTVELLEGYADQHDLPLREALSQADAINELSSGQKQKLKEFSGNLDRWFHQIKSLKLSDLVKMIIEESGYGEDLEKQETVEAENRLENLQELLNVLEDFARTNPSGSFSDFLEQAALVGDTDNWDPAKGMVPMMTLHLAKGLEFLNVFLVGVEEGLFPHARSMENPVQLEEERRLCYVGMTRAKRRLFLTHAMRRNLYGGDQYPMPSRFLEEIPASELDRSSYEPPFSKEEDEPAFSYESESQLPDEGIRIGMQVRHPAFGVGVVKKREGRGEGQKITVYFQDGRVKTLMVKFAGLEVL; translated from the coding sequence ATGCAACTCAATCCTCAACAACTCGAAGCGGTTTATCACACCGACGGTCCCCTCCTGATTCTCGCCGGGGCGGGGAGTGGCAAGACCCGCGTGATTACGCATCGGATCGCCCACCTGATTCACGAGAAGAAGGTAACGCCCTGGAATATTCTCGCGGTGACCTTTACGAATAAGGCAGCGGAGGAGATGAGAAATAGGGTGACAGCGCTCCTGGGGAACAGGGCTGAGATATGGGTCTCTACCTTTCATTCCTCTTGCGTGCGGATCCTGAGGAAGAATGCCGAGCGGATCGGCTACAGCCCTGATTTCGTGATCTATGACGACGCCGATCAGATGTCCCTTCTTAAAAGTTGTCTCGACGAATTAAAAATTGCCGAGCGGGCGTTTCACCCCCGGGCGGTTCTTTCTCGTATCGACGGGGCCAAAAATCAATTGATTGATCCTGAAAAATATCTTTCCTCCACCTCAGATTTTTTTGAGAGGCGTGTCGGAGAGATCTACAAACTTTATCAGGAAAAACTCTTTCGCTCGAATGCGCTCGATTTCGGTGATCTCTTGATGAAGACGGTCTTGCTGTTTGAAGGACACCCGTCTGTTTTGAATCATTATCAGGATCTTTTTCATTACATCATGGTCGATGAGTATCAGGATACGAACCTCGCCCAATATCGCCTGATCCGTCTTTTAGCCGAGAAGAGGAAAAATCTCTGCGTGGTGGGGGATGATGACCAGTCGATCTATGCCTGGCGAGGGGCGGATATTAACAACATCCTGTCCTTTGAGAGGGATTTCCCCGGAACATGCGTGATTCGTCTGGAGCAGAATTATCGCTCGACCCAGAGGATCCTGAAGGCGGCCTCCGGCGTGATTGCGCATAATTTCGAGAGAAAGGGGAAGACGCTTTGGACAGAGAATGAGGAGGGGCCCAAACTTCTCGTTTATACGGCACAGGATGAAAAGGACGAGGCCCGTTTTGTTGTCGCGGAGATCGAGAGATTCTGTCGTGAAGAGGGGAGGCGGTACAACGACTTCGCCATTTTTTATCGAACCAATGCGCAGTCACGAACTTTTGAGGATGAATTCAGGAAGAAAAAGGTTCCGTATGAAATTTACGGGGGCGTTCGTTTTTATGATCGAAAAGAAGTCAAAGACATCCTCGCCTATGTGCGGATTTTGGTGAATTTCAAAGATTCTCTATCCCTGAAGAGAATTATCAATACGCCAACACGCGGGATCGGGAAGAAAACCGTCGAACTCCTGGAGGGGTATGCCGACCAACATGATCTCCCCCTTCGCGAGGCGCTTTCTCAGGCGGATGCGATCAACGAGCTTTCATCGGGACAAAAACAGAAGTTGAAAGAATTTAGCGGAAACCTCGATCGTTGGTTTCATCAGATAAAGTCCCTGAAACTTTCCGACCTCGTGAAGATGATTATAGAAGAGTCTGGTTACGGTGAGGATCTGGAGAAGCAGGAGACGGTCGAGGCTGAAAATCGTCTCGAAAACCTCCAGGAACTTCTGAATGTGCTCGAGGATTTTGCGCGGACAAATCCCTCCGGCAGTTTCTCCGATTTTCTGGAACAGGCCGCCCTCGTTGGTGACACCGATAACTGGGACCCAGCCAAGGGGATGGTTCCGATGATGACGCTTCACCTTGCGAAGGGGTTGGAATTTTTAAACGTTTTTTTGGTCGGTGTGGAAGAGGGACTTTTCCCTCATGCACGATCGATGGAAAACCCTGTCCAGCTGGAGGAGGAGAGGAGGCTCTGTTATGTCGGGATGACGCGGGCCAAGAGGCGTCTTTTTCTGACGCATGCGATGCGCAGAAATCTTTATGGAGGGGATCAATACCCGATGCCGTCGCGTTTTCTGGAGGAGATTCCAGCAAGTGAACTCGACCGATCGTCTTATGAACCTCCGTTTTCGAAGGAAGAAGATGAGCCTGCCTTTTCTTATGAGAGCGAATCCCAACTTCCTGACGAGGGGATCCGGATCGGGATGCAGGTGAGGCATCCGGCTTTTGGAGTCGGAGTGGTCAAAAAACGGGAAGGAAGGGGCGAAGGACAAAAAATCACCGTCTATTTCCAGGATGGGCGGGTGAAGACCTTGATGGTTAAATTCGCCGGGCTTGAGGTTTTGTGA
- a CDS encoding rhodanese-like domain-containing protein produces the protein MPIQQTTPDKAKEILDKDPEVTYLDVRSIPEFTQGHAAKAINIPLLHMTGGEMVPNGDFPRVAEAVLDKNKTYVVGCKMGGRSQKACEILDRIGFKKLYNIHGGFGGAPDQKGWKDLGLPVSTDNGEGVSYESLLKKAT, from the coding sequence ATGCCAATCCAACAAACAACACCTGATAAGGCAAAGGAGATTCTGGACAAGGACCCCGAGGTGACCTACCTCGATGTCCGCTCGATCCCTGAGTTCACGCAGGGACATGCAGCCAAGGCGATCAACATCCCGTTGCTCCATATGACAGGGGGAGAGATGGTCCCAAACGGCGACTTCCCACGCGTTGCGGAGGCGGTCCTCGATAAAAACAAGACCTACGTCGTCGGATGCAAGATGGGGGGACGCTCCCAAAAGGCCTGCGAGATTCTTGATCGCATTGGATTCAAGAAACTCTATAACATCCATGGCGGATTCGGTGGGGCGCCCGATCAAAAGGGGTGGAAGGATCTCGGTCTTCCAGTCAGCACGGATAACGGCGAAGGGGTCAGCTACGAATCTCTTCTAAAAAAGGCGACGTAA
- a CDS encoding PIN domain-containing protein, producing the protein MDKVLIDTSVWVAFFRGKEKTIVDQVSSLLTKGRVVIAGLVLTELLQGALNDKELAKIVTLLEPVERIDPSSDLWEEAGRLSYSMRRKGLTIATLDVLLAALAIENDCLVFTLDKHFTLIAKHSDLRIYS; encoded by the coding sequence ATGGACAAGGTTCTTATCGACACTTCAGTTTGGGTTGCCTTCTTCAGAGGGAAGGAAAAGACGATTGTCGATCAAGTCTCCTCTCTTTTAACAAAAGGTCGCGTTGTCATTGCGGGACTTGTTTTGACCGAACTTCTTCAAGGGGCATTGAATGATAAGGAGCTGGCAAAAATTGTAACACTCTTGGAACCGGTGGAGCGGATTGATCCTTCCAGTGATTTATGGGAGGAGGCTGGGCGCCTTTCTTATTCAATGAGGAGGAAGGGATTAACCATTGCTACGCTGGATGTTCTTTTAGCAGCCTTAGCGATTGAAAACGACTGTCTTGTTTTTACTCTCGACAAGCATTTTACTCTGATTGCCAAACATTCTGATTTGAGGATTTATTCATAA
- a CDS encoding type II toxin-antitoxin system VapB family antitoxin, whose protein sequence is MRTTLDLPEDLVKQATKLSKKKTKTETITTALSEYIRLKKLEKLAQAAGNVLLDPHHDWSAARHKR, encoded by the coding sequence ATGAGAACCACACTCGACCTCCCTGAAGATCTTGTCAAGCAGGCAACCAAACTGTCCAAGAAGAAAACCAAGACGGAAACGATCACCACCGCCTTGAGTGAATATATTCGTCTCAAGAAATTGGAGAAATTGGCGCAAGCGGCCGGTAACGTCCTGCTAGATCCCCACCATGATTGGTCAGCGGCGCGGCACAAGAGATAA
- a CDS encoding nucleotidyltransferase domain-containing protein, producing the protein MFVLDAVKFREAIRTKYRSIEKLAKTLGIHRNTIHYYLSGHRVLPAALEKMLESLELKPSEVLTEKKKEDSQSFQKIAAVVDQLHQEFPTITFVLFGSRTQKRAHRYSDWDIGAFSKKGLPHPIYRKLLRRKDELVESLPVMIDLINLNRAPITFLQEISKNWLFLSGNQLDWLELQRSISQ; encoded by the coding sequence ATGTTCGTATTGGATGCGGTGAAATTCCGAGAGGCGATCAGGACCAAATATCGGTCTATCGAAAAATTGGCAAAGACCTTGGGGATCCACCGAAACACGATTCATTATTATCTCTCAGGGCATCGCGTCCTACCCGCTGCCCTCGAAAAAATGCTCGAGTCGCTGGAACTCAAGCCGTCCGAAGTTCTGACCGAAAAAAAGAAAGAGGACTCCCAGTCTTTCCAAAAAATTGCCGCCGTCGTGGATCAATTACATCAAGAATTCCCGACCATCACCTTTGTCCTCTTTGGCTCACGAACTCAAAAGAGGGCCCACCGTTATTCAGATTGGGATATTGGTGCCTTTTCAAAAAAGGGACTTCCTCATCCCATCTATAGAAAACTTCTGAGACGCAAAGATGAGCTGGTCGAGTCTCTCCCTGTGATGATTGATTTGATTAATCTCAATCGGGCCCCCATTACATTTCTACAGGAAATATCAAAAAACTGGCTATTTTTGAGCGGAAATCAATTAGACTGGCTTGAACTTCAGAGGAGTATCTCCCAATGA
- a CDS encoding nucleotidyltransferase substrate binding protein, producing MKKPNDEKQDKLKDAIQKLEHALSFLKETKKDSLYASAISKSFEVCLEYAWKDLKRRIIEEGIEVYSPKEVIKQAGRLGMIDDVEKWLDFLEDRNLAVHDYLGISDEEYLKTIQDFLPEVKKIIRR from the coding sequence ATGAAAAAACCGAATGATGAAAAACAGGACAAACTGAAAGATGCGATCCAAAAACTGGAGCATGCACTCAGTTTTTTAAAAGAGACGAAGAAAGATTCCCTCTATGCCTCCGCCATTTCTAAAAGCTTCGAGGTCTGCCTTGAATATGCCTGGAAAGATCTGAAACGAAGAATCATTGAAGAGGGGATCGAGGTTTATAGTCCGAAAGAGGTTATCAAACAAGCAGGACGACTTGGGATGATCGACGATGTCGAGAAGTGGCTCGATTTTTTGGAGGATCGCAACCTCGCCGTTCACGACTACCTTGGCATCTCCGATGAGGAGTATCTCAAAACGATTCAAGACTTTTTACCTGAAGTTAAGAAGATCATTCGACGGTAA
- the glmS gene encoding glutamine--fructose-6-phosphate transaminase (isomerizing), producing the protein MCGIVGYIGKHQATGILIDGLRRLEYRGYDSAGIAVWEKGKVQIVRAVGKLSELESKVQPSPPKGQLGIGHTRWATHGRPTETNAHPHKAGPVVLVHNGIFENYLKLKSVLSKKGHRIKTETDTELACHLIQQKLYEGLSMEKAFQKALSEIEGSYALVVMNEDEPDRLYFARRGSPPLVVGIGQGENFVASDIPAVISHTRRVILLEDGDCGILTRDHCQLWDHHFKKIKRPIRSVTWSLSMAEKGGFKHFMLKEIFEQPRVIADTLSGRLEESRGRISLKDIDPLLNSNGSFPFDKIYAVACGTSYHAAMAGKYYIEDMARLPVVVDQASEFRYRNPILDRRTLVVAISQSGETADTLAAIDLAKKGGAKIVSICNVIDSAIARASHATLYTRAGPEIGVASTKAFTTQLVMLLLLALHLRKIRGLPSMQKEAFQALVRLPKQMEKLLKIDYTSLAERYGQHPNFLYFGRGVNYPIALEGALKLKEISYIHAEGYSAGEMKHGPIALIDNGMPVVVLAPRDHTYEKVLSNIEEVRARGADVIALATQGDQQIAEKCRDVISIPKAPWYITPILMSVPLQLLAYHIADHKGTDVDQPRNLAKSVTVE; encoded by the coding sequence ATGTGCGGGATCGTTGGTTACATTGGGAAACATCAGGCAACCGGGATTCTGATCGATGGACTTCGTCGCCTGGAATATCGCGGCTATGACTCGGCCGGTATTGCCGTCTGGGAAAAGGGGAAGGTTCAGATTGTTCGGGCGGTTGGCAAGTTATCGGAACTCGAGTCGAAGGTTCAGCCTTCTCCACCGAAAGGTCAGTTGGGGATCGGTCATACCCGTTGGGCGACCCACGGCCGGCCAACCGAGACCAATGCCCATCCGCATAAGGCGGGCCCGGTGGTCCTGGTCCACAATGGAATTTTTGAAAATTATTTAAAACTCAAATCGGTTTTGTCGAAGAAGGGACACAGGATCAAGACAGAGACGGATACGGAGCTTGCCTGCCATCTGATTCAACAAAAACTTTATGAGGGGCTCTCGATGGAGAAGGCGTTTCAGAAGGCGCTTTCCGAGATCGAAGGTTCCTATGCCCTTGTCGTCATGAATGAGGATGAACCGGACCGGCTCTATTTTGCGCGTCGGGGGTCTCCTCCGCTTGTTGTCGGGATTGGTCAGGGGGAAAATTTTGTCGCCTCGGATATTCCTGCGGTGATCTCACACACGAGACGTGTTATTCTGCTCGAAGATGGCGATTGTGGAATCCTGACCCGGGATCATTGTCAACTCTGGGATCATCACTTCAAGAAGATCAAACGACCGATTCGTTCTGTGACCTGGAGCCTCTCGATGGCGGAGAAGGGGGGATTCAAGCATTTCATGTTGAAGGAGATCTTTGAACAACCGCGTGTGATTGCTGATACGTTGTCGGGTCGTCTTGAGGAGAGCCGGGGAAGGATCAGTTTAAAGGATATCGATCCTCTTTTGAATTCGAATGGTTCTTTCCCTTTTGACAAGATTTATGCCGTCGCCTGTGGGACCTCGTATCACGCCGCGATGGCCGGAAAATACTATATTGAAGATATGGCACGCCTGCCGGTTGTGGTCGATCAGGCCTCCGAGTTTCGGTATCGAAATCCGATTCTTGATCGCCGGACGCTTGTGGTCGCCATTAGCCAATCGGGAGAGACGGCGGATACGCTGGCTGCTATTGACCTGGCCAAAAAAGGAGGGGCGAAGATTGTTTCGATTTGTAACGTGATTGATTCCGCCATCGCCCGCGCCTCTCACGCGACCCTCTACACACGAGCCGGTCCCGAGATTGGTGTCGCCTCGACGAAGGCGTTTACCACTCAACTGGTGATGCTTCTGCTGTTGGCCCTTCATTTGAGAAAGATTCGGGGTCTCCCCTCCATGCAGAAGGAGGCGTTTCAGGCGTTGGTTCGTTTGCCGAAGCAGATGGAGAAGCTCTTGAAGATTGATTATACCTCCCTCGCTGAGAGGTATGGGCAACACCCTAATTTTCTCTACTTCGGTCGTGGGGTTAATTACCCGATCGCTCTGGAAGGGGCGCTTAAACTGAAGGAAATTTCCTACATCCATGCCGAGGGGTATTCGGCCGGTGAGATGAAGCATGGGCCGATTGCGCTGATCGACAATGGGATGCCGGTCGTCGTGCTGGCGCCTCGAGACCATACCTACGAGAAGGTTTTGAGTAATATCGAGGAGGTCCGTGCCCGAGGGGCCGATGTGATCGCCTTGGCGACCCAGGGAGACCAGCAGATCGCCGAAAAGTGTCGTGACGTGATCTCTATCCCGAAGGCGCCGTGGTATATCACACCGATCTTGATGTCGGTCCCGCTCCAGCTCTTGGCCTACCATATCGCAGATCATAAGGGGACCGATGTGGATCAACCGAGAAATCTTGCGAAGAGCGTTACCGTCGAATGA
- the glmU gene encoding bifunctional UDP-N-acetylglucosamine diphosphorylase/glucosamine-1-phosphate N-acetyltransferase GlmU yields the protein MISPVVLILAAGEGKRMNSSLPKVLHSLAGKPMLSHLLTTVKQLKPKKTIVVFGHQAKKVKETFRDSKVTWVLQKKQKGTADAVLSASRVLLGSKGPLFILYGDVPLLRIETLRQMQRSFYQEKATLTFLTTFVKNPTSYGRIIRNTAGEVIRIVEEKDATAEEKKVCEVNSGLYLVDCQEVLKGVREIEKSLVTGEYYLTDLIEQFLRKGKKVVSVVADDSQECLGINSRLELARAESQLRRRINESWMARGVTMRNPDSISIDADVMLERDVQIHQGVVVTGKSRIHKGAEILPYSVIEESEIKSFARIGPFAHLRPGSVVGEGGHVGNFVELKKARLMKGVKANHLSYLGDTVIGEGTNVGAGTITCNYDGFKKHKTVIGKNVFIGSDVQFVAPVKVENGAWIAAGTTVTKKVPRDSLAITRVEQKNINGWVKRRKRSRH from the coding sequence ATGATATCACCCGTTGTCCTCATTTTGGCGGCTGGAGAGGGGAAGAGGATGAATTCTTCTCTGCCCAAGGTGCTTCATTCGCTCGCAGGGAAGCCGATGCTTTCCCATCTCTTGACCACCGTCAAACAACTCAAGCCGAAAAAGACTATCGTTGTCTTCGGTCATCAGGCGAAAAAGGTAAAAGAAACTTTTCGAGACTCGAAGGTGACTTGGGTTCTGCAAAAGAAGCAAAAGGGGACTGCCGATGCGGTTCTTTCGGCATCGCGGGTTCTCTTGGGGAGTAAGGGGCCGCTCTTTATACTGTATGGAGATGTTCCGCTTTTGAGAATCGAGACGTTACGTCAGATGCAGCGGTCATTTTACCAAGAGAAGGCAACACTCACTTTTTTGACGACCTTTGTCAAAAATCCAACCAGTTACGGGCGGATTATTCGCAATACTGCCGGCGAGGTGATCAGGATAGTGGAGGAAAAAGACGCCACTGCCGAGGAGAAAAAGGTTTGCGAGGTCAATTCGGGACTTTACCTTGTCGACTGCCAGGAGGTCCTCAAGGGGGTTCGGGAGATCGAAAAGAGCCTCGTGACCGGAGAGTATTATCTGACTGACTTGATTGAGCAGTTTTTGAGAAAAGGGAAAAAGGTCGTTTCCGTCGTTGCCGATGATTCCCAGGAATGTCTTGGTATCAATAGTCGTTTGGAGCTGGCGAGGGCAGAGAGTCAACTTCGAAGAAGGATTAATGAATCCTGGATGGCCAGGGGAGTTACGATGAGAAATCCGGATTCGATTTCGATCGATGCCGATGTGATGTTGGAGAGAGATGTTCAAATCCATCAGGGGGTTGTGGTTACCGGGAAGAGCCGGATCCATAAAGGAGCGGAGATCCTTCCTTATTCTGTGATTGAAGAGAGTGAGATCAAATCTTTTGCCCGTATCGGTCCTTTTGCGCATTTGAGACCGGGGAGCGTGGTAGGGGAGGGGGGGCATGTCGGAAATTTTGTCGAATTAAAAAAGGCGCGCCTCATGAAGGGGGTCAAGGCGAATCACCTCTCTTACTTGGGAGACACCGTGATTGGAGAAGGGACGAATGTCGGGGCCGGGACGATCACCTGTAACTACGATGGATTCAAGAAACACAAAACCGTCATCGGCAAGAATGTATTTATTGGCAGTGATGTGCAATTTGTCGCCCCTGTTAAGGTTGAAAACGGCGCCTGGATCGCTGCCGGAACGACGGTTACGAAAAAAGTTCCCAGAGATTCCTTGGCTATTACCAGAGTTGAGCAAAAGAATATTAATGGCTGGGTTAAAAGGAGAAAAAGGTCTAGACACTAA
- a CDS encoding single-stranded DNA-binding protein: MASVNKVILVGNLGGDPEIRFLPSGQPVANFNIATSERWTAKDGNPGERTEWHRIVVFGKQAENCKEYLKKGRQVYVEGRLQTREWNDKEGHKRNTTEVVAQMVQFLGTGTGGGRTRDVEAPPVVSEEETKPSPLGNSDDDIPF; encoded by the coding sequence ATGGCGTCAGTCAATAAAGTGATCCTTGTTGGAAATCTTGGTGGTGATCCGGAGATCCGATTTCTCCCCTCCGGCCAACCGGTCGCCAATTTCAACATCGCCACATCAGAACGATGGACGGCAAAAGATGGGAATCCTGGCGAACGAACGGAATGGCATCGTATCGTCGTCTTCGGAAAACAGGCAGAAAATTGTAAAGAGTACCTCAAAAAGGGGCGCCAGGTTTATGTCGAGGGGCGGCTCCAGACCCGTGAATGGAATGACAAGGAAGGTCATAAGCGAAACACAACAGAGGTTGTCGCCCAGATGGTTCAGTTTTTAGGAACAGGAACTGGCGGAGGTCGCACTCGAGATGTCGAAGCCCCTCCAGTCGTTTCCGAAGAGGAAACGAAACCATCACCTCTGGGTAATTCGGACGATGATATTCCCTTCTAA
- the trxB gene encoding thioredoxin-disulfide reductase: protein MTTENVIIIGSGPAGLTAALYTARADLNPLCIEGYQRGGQLMLTTEVENFPGFPNGILGPELMEIFRKQAERFGTRFMTQDVTRVDLKKTPFLVEVGNEKHEARAVIISTGASARMIGLPNEKRLMGKGVTTCATCDGAFFRNMEVAVVGGGDSAMEEAIFLTRFCTKVTVIHRRDQLRASKIMQDRAFANKKIQFIWDTAVQDVIGEKEVQALKLKNLKTNEVNELKVAGLFVAIGHEPNTQLFKGQIEMDKNGYIVTKDGSKTNLPGVFACGDVQDHVYRQAITAAGSGCMAAIDAERYLESLAH from the coding sequence ATGACCACCGAAAACGTCATCATCATAGGCTCCGGACCCGCAGGCCTCACCGCAGCGCTTTATACCGCTCGGGCTGACCTGAATCCGCTCTGTATCGAAGGATACCAGAGAGGTGGCCAACTGATGCTTACGACGGAAGTGGAAAATTTTCCCGGTTTTCCGAATGGGATCCTCGGCCCTGAACTCATGGAAATCTTCCGGAAGCAGGCGGAGCGGTTTGGGACACGATTTATGACTCAGGATGTGACGCGGGTTGACCTCAAGAAAACCCCATTTCTGGTTGAGGTCGGCAATGAAAAACATGAGGCCCGCGCCGTCATTATCTCCACAGGAGCCTCCGCCCGTATGATCGGTCTCCCGAATGAAAAACGGCTGATGGGTAAAGGAGTGACCACCTGTGCCACCTGTGATGGCGCCTTTTTCCGAAACATGGAGGTTGCGGTGGTTGGCGGAGGGGATTCCGCAATGGAAGAGGCGATTTTTCTGACCCGATTTTGCACCAAGGTCACGGTCATTCACCGTCGTGATCAACTACGCGCCTCAAAGATCATGCAGGACCGTGCGTTCGCGAATAAAAAGATCCAGTTTATCTGGGACACGGCGGTTCAAGATGTCATCGGAGAGAAAGAGGTCCAGGCACTCAAGCTCAAGAACTTAAAGACAAACGAAGTGAACGAATTAAAAGTCGCCGGGCTTTTTGTCGCTATTGGTCATGAGCCGAATACCCAGCTCTTCAAGGGCCAGATCGAGATGGATAAGAACGGTTATATCGTCACCAAGGACGGCTCGAAGACGAATCTTCCAGGCGTCTTCGCCTGTGGTGATGTCCAGGATCATGTCTATCGTCAGGCGATCACCGCTGCTGGCAGTGGCTGTATGGCGGCGATTGATGCGGAGAGGTATTTGGAGTCACTGGCTCACTGA
- a CDS encoding type II toxin-antitoxin system Phd/YefM family antitoxin, translating into MYTLSETTTLVPFSELRTKLDEVLKALKTSKVVLERRKRPFAVLVPIEKFEKMEELLEMVEDRTLGYIAQERDKKGKEKDYLSLDEAEKKVGLKK; encoded by the coding sequence GTGTACACCCTCTCTGAAACAACGACTTTAGTCCCCTTCTCCGAGCTCCGGACCAAGCTGGATGAAGTTCTCAAGGCGCTCAAGACGAGCAAGGTGGTTCTGGAGCGCCGCAAACGGCCTTTTGCCGTCTTGGTCCCGATCGAAAAGTTCGAAAAGATGGAGGAGCTCCTGGAAATGGTGGAAGATCGGACCTTGGGCTACATCGCCCAGGAAAGGGACAAGAAAGGAAAAGAAAAAGACTACCTCTCCCTGGACGAGGCTGAAAAGAAGGTCGGGCTCAAGAAGTGA
- a CDS encoding type II toxin-antitoxin system RelE/ParE family toxin, which translates to MSWEVLFHPLVFDEDFKKVDRSQQQKIVKAIRKKLSIDPKSFGSPLRGQFHGFWKLRVGDYRVVYKIEEDRILVKVIKIGIRRDFEIYEDLIRRIPKILDY; encoded by the coding sequence GTGAGTTGGGAGGTCCTGTTTCATCCACTTGTCTTCGACGAGGATTTCAAAAAGGTCGACCGCTCCCAACAGCAAAAAATTGTTAAGGCGATCCGCAAAAAGCTCAGTATCGATCCCAAGTCATTTGGCAGTCCGCTCCGCGGCCAATTCCATGGCTTCTGGAAACTCCGTGTCGGAGATTATCGCGTTGTCTATAAAATCGAAGAGGATCGAATTCTCGTCAAGGTGATCAAAATTGGTATTCGCAGAGATTTTGAAATCTATGAGGATTTGATCCGAAGGATACCAAAAATCCTGGATTATTAG